A genomic window from Aquila chrysaetos chrysaetos chromosome 9, bAquChr1.4, whole genome shotgun sequence includes:
- the HIC2 gene encoding hypermethylated in cancer 2 protein — MELPNHAKQLLLQLNQQRAKGFLCDVIIVVENALFRAHKNILAASSMYFKSLVLHDNLINLDTDMVNPTVFRQILDFIYTGKLLTTDQPGEQNFNALLTAASYLQLHDLAALCRKKLKRNGKSFAGKAGGLGVGRSARSQRLSTASVIQARYSGSNEGLKGSHSKELSKGKLSDDEVFISSSNQENCHSLSRGASKNGGGGSSANGSTGDQELGLDLSKKSPSLPVAASHDDTQHSESQHGSPQSASAPAANSASSFDESGVGAPHSMADSSDPMEMDLSEECHHSLTESSQRKGLRHSSRKKEWIKKDNAFDRKEGGKDRDEGEGLPNGILLGPLSKSVERSLAGAYSADLPYPCKEEVENGKENSDDSGQSESESGGHTSANYVYRQEGFEPVAYGDNLYVCIPCGKGFPSSEQLNAHVETHTEEDLYIKEEGTYSGKDEAEDLSNPNQSYAAESRPFKCSVCEKSYKDPATLRQHEKTHWLTRPFPCNICGKMFTQRGTMTRHMRSHLGLKPFACEECGMRFTRQYRLTEHMRVHSGEKPYECQLCGGKFTQQRNLISHLRMHTSPT, encoded by the coding sequence ATGGAACTGCCAAATCATGCCAAACAACTGctactgcagctgaaccagcaACGAGCCAAAGGTTTCCTCTGTGATGTGATCATTGTGGTAGAAAATGCCCTGTTTCGTGCCCATAAGAACAtcctggcagccagcagcatgTATTTCAAATCCCTTGTCCTGCATGACAACCTGATTAACTTAGATACGGACATGGTGAACCCCACCGTGTTCCGGCAGATCTTGGACTTTATTTATACTGGTAAGCTCTTAACGACTGACCAGCCCGGTGAACAGAACTTTAATGCTCTCCTCACCGCAGCAAGCTACCTCCAACTGCACGACctggcagctctctgcagaaAGAAGCTGAAGCGGAACGGCAAGTCCTTTGCTGGCAAGGCCGGTGGCCTTGGTGTCGGGAGATCTGCCAGGAGTCAGAGACTTTCCACTGCTTCGGTCATCCAAGCTCGCTATTCAGGGTCAAACGAGGGGCTGAAGGGCTCGCACTCAAAGGAGCTGTCAAAGGGAAAGCTCTCCGATGACGAGGTCTTCATCAGCAGCTCCAACCAAGAGAACTGTCACTCCTTAAGCAGGGGAGCCAGTAAGAACGGCGGTGGGGGCAGCAGTGCGAATGGAAGCACCGGCGACCAGGAGCTAGGCCTTGACCTGTCCAAAAAAAGCCCGTCACTCCCTGTTGCAGCCTCCCACGATGACACGCAGCACAGCGAAAGCCAGCATGGCTCTCCCCAATCTGCCTCAGCCCCCGCAGCCAACAGTGCCTCATCGTTCGACGAGTCTGGAGTCGGAGCCCCTCACAGCATGGCGGACAGCAGCGACCCCATGGAGATGGATCTGAGCGAAGAGTGCCACCACTCATTGACAGAGAGCAGCCAGCGCAAGGGCCTCCGGCACTCGTCCCGCAAGAAGGAGTGGATCAAGAAAGACAACGCCTTTGACCGAAAGGAGGGGGGCAAAGACAGGGACGAGGGCGAAGGGCTGCCCAACGGCATCCTGCTGGGGCCCTTGTCCAAGTCTGTGGAGCGGAGTCTGGCCGGGGCCTACAGCGCAGACCTACCCTACCCGTGTAAGGAGGAGGTGGAAAACGGTAAGGAGAACAGCGATGACAGCGGCCAGAGCGAGAGTGAGAGCGGCGGGCATACTAGTGCCAACTATGTCTACCGGCAGGAGGGGTTTGAGCCAGTAGCCTACGGTGACAACCTGTATGTCTGTATCCCCTGTGGCAAAGGCTTCCCCAGCTCCGAGCAGCTCAATGCCCACGTGGAGACGCACACCGAGGAAGACCTTTACATCAAGGAGGAAGGCACATACAGTGGCAAGGATGAAGCTGAGGATTTGTCCAACCCCAACCAGTCCTATGCCGCGGAGTCCCGACCCTTCAAGTGTTCAGTGTGTGAGAAGAGCTACAAGGATCCAGCCACGCTGCGGCAGCATGAGAAGACTCACTGGCTGACTCGGCCCTTCCCTTGCAATATCTGCGGCAAGATGTTCACGCAGCGGGGCACCATGACACGGCACATGCGCAGCCACTTAGGGCTCAAGCCCTTTGCTTGCGAGGAATGCGGGATGCGCTTTACCCGGCAGTACCGACTGACAGAGCATATGCGTGTCCACTCAGGAGAAAAACCTTACGAATGTCAACTGTGTGGTGGGAAATTCACCCAGCAGCGCAATCTGATCAGCCACCTGCGAATGCATACCTCTCCCACATAA